In Synechococcus sp. KORDI-100, a single window of DNA contains:
- a CDS encoding ferredoxin:protochlorophyllide reductase (ATP-dependent) subunit B: MQLTLWTYEGPPHVGAMRIAASMQGLHYVLHAPQGDTYADLLFTMIERRGQRPPVTYTTFQARDLGGDTAELVKRHVREAVDRFQPDALLVGESCTAELIQDQPGALAQGMGLDMPVVTLELPAYSKKENWGAAETFYQLVRSLLKAQVPTQPNHSPLAWQQEGRRPRVNLLGPSLLGFRCRDDVLEVQRLLTLHGIDVGVVAPLGAGVNDVQRLPQADLNVCLYPEVAESTCSWLERNFGIPFSRTVPIGIGATHDFLCEVHGLLGMDPPDRREAHQRSRLPWYSESVDSTYLTGKRVFIFGDGTHALAAARICGEELGFKVVGLGTYSREMARPVRAAAKAMGLEALICDDYLAVEAAMAEAAPELVLGTQMERHSAKRLGIPCAVISTPMHVQDVPARTSPQMGWEGANVIFDDWVHPLMMGLEEHLIGMFRHDFEFVDGHQSHLGHAGGSGAASDSTEPSDVPDLDDDALIWTFDGEAELRKIPFFVRGKVRRNAEAYAREVGCREISSETLYDAKAHYKA, from the coding sequence ATGCAACTGACGCTCTGGACCTACGAAGGACCTCCCCACGTGGGCGCCATGCGCATCGCGGCATCGATGCAAGGCTTGCACTACGTGCTCCACGCTCCACAGGGGGACACCTACGCCGATCTGCTGTTCACGATGATCGAGCGGCGGGGCCAGCGGCCACCCGTCACCTACACAACGTTCCAGGCCCGCGACCTGGGTGGCGACACCGCCGAGCTGGTCAAACGACATGTGCGTGAGGCCGTCGACCGTTTCCAGCCCGATGCCCTGTTGGTCGGTGAGAGCTGCACCGCTGAACTGATCCAGGATCAACCCGGGGCCCTCGCTCAGGGGATGGGCCTCGACATGCCTGTCGTGACCTTGGAGTTGCCCGCTTACAGCAAGAAGGAGAACTGGGGAGCCGCGGAAACCTTCTATCAGCTGGTGCGCAGCCTGCTGAAAGCGCAGGTGCCAACGCAGCCCAACCACAGTCCACTGGCCTGGCAGCAGGAGGGACGGCGACCGCGGGTCAACCTGCTTGGCCCCTCATTGCTCGGGTTCCGCTGCCGCGATGATGTTCTCGAAGTGCAACGACTGCTCACACTCCATGGCATCGATGTGGGTGTCGTGGCTCCCCTGGGTGCCGGCGTCAACGATGTGCAGCGTTTGCCCCAGGCCGATCTCAACGTCTGCCTGTACCCCGAGGTCGCTGAATCGACCTGCAGCTGGCTGGAGCGCAACTTCGGCATTCCCTTTTCCCGCACCGTTCCGATCGGGATCGGTGCCACCCACGATTTCCTCTGTGAAGTGCACGGGCTGCTGGGCATGGATCCCCCAGACCGCCGTGAGGCACATCAGCGATCACGCCTGCCCTGGTATTCCGAGTCGGTGGACTCCACCTACCTCACGGGGAAGAGGGTGTTCATCTTCGGAGACGGCACCCATGCACTGGCAGCGGCCAGGATCTGCGGGGAGGAACTGGGCTTCAAGGTTGTCGGCCTCGGGACCTACAGCCGCGAGATGGCCAGACCTGTCAGGGCAGCTGCCAAAGCCATGGGCCTGGAGGCGCTGATCTGTGACGACTACCTCGCCGTCGAGGCGGCCATGGCTGAAGCAGCTCCGGAACTGGTGCTCGGCACGCAGATGGAACGTCACAGCGCCAAGCGACTGGGGATCCCATGCGCCGTGATCAGCACACCCATGCATGTGCAGGACGTTCCTGCCAGGACAAGCCCGCAGATGGGCTGGGAAGGGGCGAATGTGATTTTCGACGACTGGGTGCACCCATTGATGATGGGTCTGGAGGAACACCTGATCGGCATGTTCCGCCACGACTTTGAATTTGTGGACGGACATCAGAGCCACCTCGGTCATGCCGGCGGTTCCGGTGCTGCGTCCGATTCAACAGAACCCAGTGATGTTCCAGACCTGGACGATGACGCTCTGATCTGGACCTTCGATGGTGAAGCGGAGCTCAGGAAGATCCCCTTCTTTGTTCGTGGCAAGGTCCGGCGCAATGCTGAGGCCTACGCCCGGGAGGTGGGCTGCCGGGAGATCAGCAGCGAAACGCTGTACGACGCCAAAGCCCATTACAAGGCCTGA
- a CDS encoding CsoS2 family carboxysome shell protein: MARLSSRELALERRKALTTAGKKASVVAGSSDNRVRTASDARQTRTLANASDPVAAAPVVAVASPAASAATSRFTASAAPRAQVKPQRNPSRDLVLARRDALSRRGKKADTSKDRNRADVARHSKPVVAAAPAVFETPVVATAPTPAPRLSSRHVRRPTVPKRRAIENPSRALVLARREAMSKHGKTAGKQPTSAAAVARQANPDLTSRELAQQVRELRAKAGARNKQGAGVTRPTGPNRNGAKQAAAADAHWKVGQSTTSSGQTVTGTQANRSVKTTGNEASTCRSITGTEYLGAEVFQTFCQTAPEPTTPAKVRVTATSHGNRVTGNEVGRSDKVTGDEPGTCKSVTGTEYISANQAASYCGGGGASPRKVGHSLTLQGRPVSGVMVGRSASVTGDEAGANRSLTGDQYLGSDPLPDGRPAGKVGQSATLSGTGLTGTMVGRSSQVTGNEFGSCHRVTGDQYISAEQVNAFCSSKPDPEAAKVGFSVTNRNQVVSGTRTGRSDKVTGDEPGTCKAVTGTPYAGLEDAGNNCGTSAVQAIRQRTPVRPGTPAAPMTGLQPGINGLMTGAERGACEPVTGTPYVGADQLTAACGSDAPVGSDSHGQAQEGAPWTRFSVMSPARAAQQQRDSQGAVTGTAYEQGNRITGPFDMAGGKVTGTEQFRFDNRDFQRRQFQPTVAVMSEPADKPASRVTGEGSSAKITGDDWDRGEHVTGTEGASARRRNPSRPGPMSAMSPFERKRNEEDDWPVSRVTGSSGNTEKGSLITVSGGARG; the protein is encoded by the coding sequence ATGGCCAGACTTTCCAGTCGTGAACTTGCACTCGAGCGCCGCAAGGCGCTGACAACAGCCGGCAAGAAGGCGTCCGTCGTCGCCGGTTCCAGTGACAACCGAGTGCGGACCGCGTCGGATGCCCGCCAGACCCGGACCCTGGCCAATGCCTCTGATCCTGTCGCTGCAGCGCCAGTGGTGGCGGTTGCAAGTCCTGCAGCGTCTGCAGCGACATCGCGTTTCACTGCCTCTGCAGCGCCCCGCGCGCAGGTGAAACCCCAGCGCAATCCCAGCCGTGATCTCGTCCTGGCTCGCCGGGATGCCCTCTCACGCCGTGGCAAGAAGGCGGATACCAGCAAAGATCGCAATCGTGCTGACGTCGCGCGCCACAGCAAGCCGGTCGTTGCAGCAGCCCCGGCCGTCTTCGAGACCCCAGTGGTCGCCACTGCACCGACACCTGCTCCGCGACTGAGCTCCAGACACGTTCGTCGTCCAACAGTGCCGAAGCGTCGCGCGATTGAGAATCCCAGCCGCGCTCTCGTCTTGGCGCGCCGCGAAGCCATGTCGAAACATGGCAAAACAGCAGGCAAGCAACCCACGAGTGCTGCGGCCGTTGCCCGCCAGGCCAATCCTGATCTCACCAGTCGCGAGCTGGCACAGCAGGTGCGCGAGCTGCGCGCCAAGGCCGGCGCCCGCAACAAGCAAGGCGCAGGAGTGACCCGACCAACCGGCCCCAATCGCAATGGTGCCAAGCAGGCTGCGGCAGCGGATGCTCACTGGAAAGTCGGCCAGAGCACCACAAGCTCCGGACAAACGGTCACAGGCACCCAGGCCAATCGTTCCGTCAAGACAACAGGGAACGAGGCCAGCACCTGCCGCTCGATCACAGGAACTGAATATCTCGGAGCTGAAGTCTTCCAGACCTTCTGTCAGACCGCTCCCGAGCCCACCACGCCAGCCAAGGTTCGCGTCACAGCCACCAGCCACGGCAACCGCGTCACCGGTAATGAAGTCGGCCGTTCCGACAAAGTCACCGGCGATGAGCCCGGTACCTGCAAAAGCGTGACCGGTACGGAGTACATCTCCGCCAACCAGGCGGCGTCCTATTGCGGTGGTGGCGGCGCATCCCCTCGCAAAGTGGGCCACAGCCTCACCCTGCAGGGACGTCCTGTCAGCGGCGTCATGGTGGGTCGCTCCGCCAGCGTCACCGGTGATGAAGCCGGCGCCAACCGCAGTCTCACCGGTGATCAGTACCTCGGCTCCGATCCCCTCCCCGACGGACGTCCAGCCGGCAAGGTCGGTCAGTCAGCAACCCTCTCAGGCACTGGCTTGACCGGCACCATGGTGGGTCGCTCGTCCCAGGTCACCGGCAATGAATTCGGGTCCTGCCATCGGGTCACCGGTGATCAATACATCAGCGCTGAGCAGGTGAATGCCTTCTGCAGCAGCAAGCCCGATCCTGAGGCCGCCAAGGTCGGCTTCAGCGTCACCAACCGCAATCAGGTGGTGAGTGGCACGCGCACGGGGCGCTCCGACAAGGTCACCGGCGATGAGCCTGGAACATGCAAGGCCGTGACTGGAACTCCCTATGCGGGTCTGGAAGATGCCGGAAACAACTGCGGTACATCGGCAGTGCAGGCCATTCGTCAGCGCACTCCCGTTCGTCCCGGTACGCCCGCAGCGCCGATGACCGGCCTGCAGCCCGGCATCAACGGGTTGATGACCGGTGCTGAGCGAGGAGCCTGTGAACCTGTGACCGGTACTCCCTATGTCGGAGCCGATCAATTGACTGCCGCCTGCGGCAGTGATGCCCCGGTCGGCAGCGACAGCCATGGCCAGGCCCAGGAGGGCGCACCCTGGACACGCTTCAGCGTGATGTCTCCTGCACGTGCAGCCCAGCAGCAGCGAGATTCCCAGGGTGCGGTCACCGGCACCGCCTATGAACAGGGCAACCGCATCACCGGTCCCTTCGACATGGCCGGCGGCAAGGTCACCGGGACCGAGCAATTTCGCTTCGACAACCGCGACTTCCAACGCCGCCAGTTTCAGCCCACCGTGGCCGTCATGAGTGAGCCGGCTGACAAGCCTGCCTCCCGCGTGACCGGTGAGGGTTCTTCCGCCAAGATCACAGGTGACGACTGGGATCGTGGTGAGCACGTCACCGGCACCGAGGGCGCCTCGGCACGCCGTCGCAACCCCAGCCGCCCGGGCCCGATGAGCGCGATGTCTCCCTTCGAGCGCAAACGCAACGAGGAGGACGACTGGCCAGTCAGCAGGGTCACCGGTTCCAGCGGCAACACCGAGAAGGGTTCCCTGATCACCGTCTCTGGCGGCGCTAGGGGTTAA
- a CDS encoding calcium-binding protein, with protein sequence MKPSDQDKQSGGKIKEFFGTRRSDDITAKNGDDDVFGYGGNDELQGRSGDDILFGDAGNDDLYGGNGDDILDGGLGNNWLRGGSGQDRFVIDLKGYQTINDFKLREDEFWIVNGNKTYWNWDWEYDGNKTYIYDRKSGNDIAEFNGRHNLEKAYIYG encoded by the coding sequence GTGAAGCCAAGTGATCAGGACAAACAATCTGGTGGCAAAATCAAGGAATTTTTTGGTACCAGGCGAAGCGACGATATCACTGCAAAGAACGGAGATGATGATGTTTTTGGCTACGGTGGAAATGACGAGCTTCAAGGCCGTTCAGGTGACGATATCCTTTTTGGTGATGCCGGAAATGATGATCTTTATGGGGGAAACGGTGATGATATTCTCGACGGTGGTCTCGGTAACAATTGGCTCCGGGGAGGTTCTGGGCAGGATCGGTTCGTTATTGACTTAAAGGGATATCAGACAATTAATGACTTCAAATTGAGAGAAGACGAGTTCTGGATTGTGAACGGCAACAAAACATATTGGAATTGGGATTGGGAATATGATGGCAATAAAACCTATATTTACGATCGAAAGAGTGGAAATGACATAGCCGAATTCAATGGCCGTCACAATCTTGAAAAGGCTTATATTTATGGCTAA
- a CDS encoding form I ribulose bisphosphate carboxylase large subunit: MSKKYDAGVKEYRDTYWTPDYVPLDTDLLACFKCTGQEGVPKEEVAAAVAAESSTGTWSTVWSELLTDLDFYKGRCYRIEDVPGDKESFYAFIAYPLDLFEEGSITNVLTSLVGNVFGFKALRHLRLEDLRFPLAFIKTCYGPPNGIQVERDRMNKYGRPLLGCTIKPKLGLSGKNYGRVVYECLRGGLDFTKDDENINSQPFQRWQNRFEFVAEAIKLSEQETGEKKGHYLNVTANTPEEMYERAEFAKELGMPIIMHDFITGGFTANTGLSRWCRKNGMLLHIHRAMHAVIDRHPKHGIHFRVLAKCLRLSGGDQLHTGTVVGKLEGDRQTTLGYIDQLRESFVPEDRSRGNFFDQDWGSMPGVFAVASGGIHVWHMPALVTIFGDDSVLQFGGGTHGHPWGSAAGAAANRVALEACVKARNAGRHLEKESRDILTEAAKHSPELAIALETWKEIKFEFDTVDKLDVQQ; the protein is encoded by the coding sequence ATGAGCAAGAAGTACGACGCTGGGGTCAAGGAGTACAGGGATACCTACTGGACTCCTGATTACGTCCCCCTCGACACCGACCTGCTGGCCTGCTTCAAGTGCACCGGCCAGGAAGGTGTTCCCAAAGAAGAGGTTGCCGCTGCTGTGGCTGCTGAATCCTCCACCGGTACCTGGTCCACTGTCTGGTCCGAGCTCCTCACCGACCTCGACTTCTACAAGGGCCGTTGCTACCGCATCGAAGATGTTCCTGGCGACAAGGAGTCCTTCTACGCCTTCATCGCCTACCCCCTCGATCTGTTCGAAGAGGGTTCGATCACCAACGTTCTGACCTCCTTGGTCGGCAACGTCTTCGGCTTCAAGGCCCTGCGCCACCTACGCCTCGAAGACCTGCGCTTCCCGCTCGCCTTCATCAAGACCTGCTATGGCCCGCCGAATGGCATCCAGGTCGAGCGTGACCGGATGAACAAGTACGGACGTCCACTGCTGGGTTGCACCATCAAGCCGAAGCTCGGCCTGAGCGGTAAGAACTACGGCCGTGTTGTCTATGAGTGCCTGCGTGGTGGTCTCGACTTCACCAAGGACGACGAGAACATCAACTCCCAGCCCTTCCAGCGTTGGCAGAACCGCTTCGAATTCGTCGCGGAAGCCATCAAGCTTTCAGAGCAGGAAACAGGCGAGAAGAAGGGTCACTATCTCAACGTGACCGCCAACACGCCTGAAGAGATGTATGAGCGCGCTGAGTTCGCCAAGGAACTCGGAATGCCGATCATCATGCACGACTTCATTACCGGTGGCTTCACGGCCAACACCGGTCTGTCGAGGTGGTGCCGCAAGAACGGCATGCTGCTGCACATCCACCGCGCCATGCACGCGGTGATCGACCGTCACCCCAAGCACGGCATCCACTTCCGCGTCCTCGCCAAGTGTCTGCGTCTCTCCGGCGGTGACCAGCTTCACACCGGCACTGTGGTCGGAAAACTGGAAGGTGATCGTCAGACCACCCTCGGTTATATCGATCAACTGCGTGAATCCTTCGTTCCCGAAGATCGCAGCCGCGGCAACTTCTTCGATCAGGACTGGGGTTCCATGCCTGGTGTGTTCGCCGTTGCATCCGGCGGTATTCACGTCTGGCACATGCCGGCCCTGGTCACGATCTTCGGCGACGACTCCGTTCTTCAGTTCGGTGGTGGTACCCACGGTCACCCCTGGGGCTCAGCTGCAGGTGCTGCTGCCAACCGTGTGGCCCTCGAGGCCTGCGTCAAGGCACGCAACGCCGGTCGCCATCTCGAGAAAGAGAGCCGCGACATCCTCACCGAGGCCGCGAAGCACAGCCCCGAGCTGGCGATTGCTCTCGAGACCTGGAAGGAAATCAAGTTCGAATTCGACACCGTCGACAAGCTCGACGTTCAGCAGTGA
- a CDS encoding ferredoxin:protochlorophyllide reductase (ATP-dependent) subunit N, with amino-acid sequence MAGPTLLKESGPREVFCGLTSIVWLHRRMPDAFFLVVGSRTCAHLIQSAAGVMIFAEPRFGTAILGERDLAGLADAHDELDRVCRELLQRRPEIRTLFLVGSCPSEVIKLDLARAAERLNDDMQGRVRVVNYSGSGIETTFTQGEDGALAALVPMLPRSDERQLLLVGTLADAVEDRLIHLFGRLGISTIRSLPPRQSTELPPVGAGTTVLLTQPFLTETARLLKDRGATVLTAPFPLGSEGSRRWMEAAAQDFDIPAERVAGVLDPLVERASKALEPHRQILQGKRIFLLPESQLELPLARFLQRECGMELIEVGTPYLNREQMAEELALLPEGTPVMEGQHVEQQLDRVRNSSPDLVVCGMGLANPLEAEGIATKWSIELVFSPIHGIDQAGDLAELFSRPLRRRQLIHPGLQPMNADHPVHA; translated from the coding sequence ATGGCCGGGCCCACCCTGTTGAAGGAGAGCGGACCGCGTGAGGTGTTCTGCGGTCTCACCTCCATCGTCTGGCTGCATCGGCGCATGCCAGATGCCTTTTTCCTGGTGGTGGGGTCTCGCACCTGCGCCCATCTAATTCAGAGCGCTGCCGGAGTGATGATCTTTGCCGAGCCGCGCTTCGGCACAGCCATCCTCGGCGAGCGAGACCTGGCAGGCCTCGCGGATGCCCATGACGAACTTGACCGGGTCTGCCGCGAACTTCTGCAGCGGCGCCCTGAAATCCGAACCTTGTTTCTGGTGGGCTCCTGCCCCAGCGAGGTGATCAAGCTGGATCTGGCCCGTGCTGCGGAACGTCTGAACGACGACATGCAAGGCCGAGTTCGGGTGGTGAATTATTCCGGCAGCGGCATCGAAACCACTTTCACCCAGGGAGAAGACGGTGCCCTGGCCGCCCTCGTTCCGATGCTGCCACGCAGCGACGAGCGCCAGCTGTTGCTGGTAGGCACCCTGGCTGACGCTGTCGAGGATCGACTGATCCACCTCTTCGGACGCCTTGGGATCTCAACCATCCGCAGCCTGCCGCCGCGTCAATCGACGGAGCTTCCTCCCGTGGGCGCCGGCACAACGGTGTTGCTGACCCAACCGTTCCTGACGGAGACAGCCCGGTTGTTGAAGGATCGTGGCGCCACGGTGCTCACCGCTCCCTTTCCACTTGGTTCGGAAGGCAGCCGCCGTTGGATGGAAGCGGCGGCTCAAGACTTCGACATCCCCGCTGAGCGCGTAGCCGGCGTCCTGGATCCTCTGGTCGAGCGGGCGAGCAAGGCCCTCGAACCCCACCGGCAGATTCTCCAGGGCAAGCGCATTTTTCTGTTGCCGGAATCCCAGTTGGAGCTGCCGTTGGCCCGATTCCTGCAACGGGAGTGCGGCATGGAGCTGATCGAAGTCGGCACGCCTTATCTGAATCGGGAGCAGATGGCCGAAGAGCTGGCCCTCCTTCCCGAGGGAACCCCAGTCATGGAGGGCCAACACGTCGAGCAACAGCTGGATCGTGTGCGCAACAGCTCCCCCGATCTGGTGGTCTGCGGAATGGGACTGGCCAATCCCCTGGAAGCCGAGGGAATCGCCACCAAATGGTCGATTGAACTGGTGTTCAGTCCAATTCACGGCATCGACCAGGCCGGTGATCTCGCGGAGCTGTTCTCCAGGCCGCTGCGCCGTCGCCAGCTGATCCATCCAGGACTTCAACCGATGAACGCTGACCACCCTGTGCACGCCTGA
- a CDS encoding BMC domain-containing protein, with translation MTRFASFDARERRRGGSALVTGTEVTPQQGGASCVVTTDSESPRLLRQNSHVQSIELRTHVFIDSLQPQLAAYMGSVSQGFLPIPGDACLWMEVSPGMAVHRVTDIALKASNVRLGQMVVERAFGSMALYHRDQSTVLHSGDVVLEAIGSTIDQRSPADVSWTEVIRAITPDHAVLINRQNRRGSMIEAGMSMFILETEPAGYVLIAANEAEKASNITLVDVKAVGAFGRLTLAGREGDVEEAAAAAMRAIDHVNSNSRLR, from the coding sequence ATGACCCGTTTTGCCAGCTTCGATGCTCGGGAGCGGCGACGCGGCGGTAGTGCTCTCGTCACCGGCACTGAGGTGACCCCCCAGCAGGGGGGCGCGAGCTGTGTTGTGACAACGGATTCAGAGTCGCCCCGGCTGCTTCGTCAGAACAGCCATGTGCAGTCGATCGAATTGCGTACCCACGTGTTCATCGACTCGCTGCAGCCGCAACTGGCGGCCTACATGGGATCGGTGAGCCAGGGATTTCTGCCCATTCCCGGAGACGCCTGCCTTTGGATGGAGGTGTCGCCGGGAATGGCGGTTCACCGCGTGACCGATATTGCTCTCAAGGCCAGCAATGTTCGTCTCGGCCAGATGGTCGTGGAACGGGCGTTCGGTTCGATGGCCTTGTACCACCGCGATCAGAGCACGGTTCTCCATTCCGGGGATGTGGTGCTGGAAGCGATCGGCAGCACCATCGATCAGCGGTCTCCTGCGGATGTGAGCTGGACCGAAGTCATCCGAGCGATCACCCCGGACCATGCCGTGTTGATCAACCGTCAGAACCGACGCGGCTCGATGATTGAAGCCGGCATGAGCATGTTCATTCTTGAGACGGAGCCGGCGGGATATGTGCTGATCGCCGCCAACGAAGCCGAAAAAGCGTCCAACATCACCCTGGTGGATGTGAAGGCGGTGGGCGCCTTCGGACGTTTAACCCTGGCAGGGCGAGAGGGTGATGTCGAGGAAGCGGCGGCAGCGGCGATGCGTGCCATCGACCATGTCAACAGCAATTCACGGCTTCGCTGA
- a CDS encoding ribulose bisphosphate carboxylase small subunit: MPFQSTVGDYQTVATLETFGFLPPMTQEEIYDQIAYIIAQGWSPLIEHVHPSNSMASYWSYWKLPFFGEKDLNLIVSELEACHRAYPDHHVRIVGYDAYTQSQGACFVVFEGR, from the coding sequence ATGCCTTTCCAGAGCACCGTGGGTGACTACCAAACAGTCGCCACCCTGGAGACTTTCGGCTTCCTCCCGCCGATGACCCAGGAAGAGATCTACGACCAGATCGCCTACATCATTGCCCAGGGCTGGAGCCCGCTCATCGAGCACGTCCACCCCAGCAATTCCATGGCCTCCTACTGGTCCTATTGGAAGCTGCCCTTCTTCGGTGAGAAGGACCTCAACCTGATTGTCAGTGAGCTCGAGGCCTGCCATCGCGCTTACCCCGACCACCACGTCCGCATCGTTGGTTACGACGCTTACACCCAAAGCCAGGGTGCCTGCTTCGTGGTCTTCGAAGGGCGCTGA
- a CDS encoding BMC domain-containing protein: protein MANETMGIALGMIETRGLVPAIEAADAMTKAAEVRLIGREFVGGGYVTVLVRGETGAVNAAVRAGADACERVGDGLVAAHIIARPHREVEPALGNGNFLGQKD, encoded by the coding sequence ATGGCTAACGAAACCATGGGCATCGCTCTCGGCATGATCGAGACCCGCGGCCTGGTCCCCGCCATTGAGGCAGCTGATGCGATGACCAAGGCTGCAGAAGTGCGCCTGATCGGTCGTGAGTTCGTCGGCGGCGGTTACGTCACCGTTCTGGTTCGCGGCGAAACAGGTGCCGTCAACGCCGCTGTGCGTGCTGGCGCTGATGCTTGCGAGCGCGTCGGTGACGGCCTTGTTGCTGCTCACATCATTGCCCGCCCTCACCGCGAAGTGGAACCTGCCCTGGGTAACGGCAACTTCCTCGGTCAGAAGGACTGA
- a CDS encoding non-canonical purine NTP pyrophosphatase: MKPRLILATSNPTKIAEIEAMLAPLDLVVDRQPSDLDVEETGHTYRENAALKASAAARRTGHWSLADDSGLEVDALSGAPGLFSARYAETDALKLEKLLSAVGPTPYRSACFRSTMVISDPTGTCVAAAEGICWGELLSAPAYPGGCYESLLWIREARCTYGELNHAQLIRLGSRGKAARALAPDLRQLLQLS; encoded by the coding sequence TTGAAGCCCAGGCTGATCCTTGCGACCAGCAATCCAACCAAGATTGCTGAAATCGAAGCCATGCTTGCGCCGCTGGATCTCGTTGTTGATCGCCAACCAAGCGATTTGGACGTTGAGGAGACAGGACACACGTATCGCGAAAATGCCGCACTGAAGGCGTCGGCAGCGGCCAGGCGCACTGGGCACTGGTCCCTCGCTGATGATTCAGGCCTTGAGGTTGATGCTCTCTCCGGTGCTCCGGGCCTGTTTTCAGCCCGTTACGCCGAAACGGATGCCTTGAAGCTTGAGAAATTGCTCAGTGCTGTCGGTCCGACCCCTTATCGGAGTGCCTGCTTTCGAAGCACCATGGTGATCAGCGATCCAACAGGAACCTGCGTCGCTGCCGCCGAGGGGATCTGCTGGGGTGAACTGCTCAGCGCTCCTGCCTATCCAGGTGGTTGCTACGAGTCGTTGCTCTGGATCCGTGAGGCCCGCTGCACCTATGGCGAACTCAATCACGCCCAGCTGATCCGACTCGGCAGTCGCGGCAAAGCTGCACGAGCTCTTGCACCGGATTTACGTCAACTGCTTCAGCTCAGCTGA
- a CDS encoding FAD-dependent oxidoreductase, giving the protein MAGAGLAGLSSLALQRTGQASQTTPPAEVDVVVVGAGLSGLVAARQLRKQGLRVQILEARNRTGGRMIRQTTRTGAVIDLGGQWGGDTHHRFEGLVNELGIERFPSYHDG; this is encoded by the coding sequence ATGGCCGGCGCCGGACTGGCGGGGCTCAGCAGCCTGGCTCTTCAACGCACTGGCCAGGCATCCCAGACAACGCCACCTGCCGAGGTTGATGTGGTCGTCGTCGGCGCAGGCTTGTCGGGCCTGGTTGCCGCTCGCCAACTGCGAAAGCAGGGGCTGCGTGTTCAGATCCTGGAAGCACGCAACCGTACGGGTGGGCGGATGATCCGTCAGACCACCCGCACGGGAGCCGTCATCGATCTGGGCGGCCAATGGGGCGGTGACACCCATCACCGATTTGAGGGCCTGGTGAATGAGCTCGGGATCGAACGATTCCCCAGCTACCACGACGGTTAG